ATCATAATTATAATTCGTATGTGAGTAACATCTGACTGCGAGTAGATATGTATGCATTGAGCTAATAGCAACCATCACCAGACACGTGTCCGTCCGGTCGTGCATACTGATTAGATTAGACCAATAATGCTGTTGGACTAGACATACATTATAAATGTTAGCCCTGACCTTAGTAGCTGTACAAAAGTATTAATAGGCAGATCGCTGAAATGGCCAAACAATTTTTAATCTAATCGTGTCCAGCGCGCAGAGCGCACACCTGCAAAAGCAACTTCTCACCCCTGAAGACTTTTGAGCTTAAATGTGTGAGAGCGAGgacgagagccagagcgaaaGCTTTTATACATTTGCCGCAAGAGTTCTTCGTGCGAATTTATACAAATCGGTTTTAAAAGCGGCTCGTCCGTATCTGTGCAAAAATTCGTATAAATTTGTATAAGGTAAAACATGTCCCAGGGAACACAAATCGAAGCAATAAcaagtgttgaggaagtggaTTTTTGACTGActatgtatacatacatacatatttatgtacatatattgcTATATAGTGCTCGTCCGATTCGCAATTCTTGCTAATTTTCTGTACGGTACTGGTacatgagtgtgtgtgtgtttttgtgtgtgtgtgtataacaAAGCATGCCCAAATTTATTGAGCCAGTAATTTTCCACAAGCAATTCACAAAAGCCGCCTGCTTGCCCATAGCTGAAGCTCAGCTCAGTTTAGATTAAACGCTCTGCCAGGAAGTCGGTTCAATCACTTAACCTTGGGacaaggcaaaggcaaaggcaaggTTCCCAGTGACCCATATGTACGCTTTCCCACACCAGTGTTTTCATTATTCACGCTTTGGAATCCTTTTGACTTTAGCAAGGATGTGCGCCACCTGTATTGATTTTTTTAAGCTTTGTTCTGCGACTAGTCTAGGCTAGCCAGCGTTTCAGCGAAACGTATTTGTCAAGACGACGAACGCTAAACAACACGGCTGGCCTCAAGGTGTAAGCAATAGAGACAGGTCTGCAAATGGCAGCAATAAAAACTTGGAGTCGCTGCCTTCTGCCTCCACCCAAAGCGTGTCAAGTCCAAAAGCTAATTGCTTAACCCCTCCGAATGATGGTAACAAAACACTAATTAAATTGTTATTTTCTTGTTTTACTTGAAGGTTGATGCAATATGCCGCCCAACGCCCATGCCGGTGCCCAGTCCATCACGGACTCGCTGATCGCCGCAGCTAATGCAGCCGCCGATTCCGATCAGAACCTCACAAAACTGCAGCAGGACTCCACGGGTGTGCTCTTCGAGTGCGATGTGGAGACCACCGATGGCGGACTCGTCAAGGACATTCTCCCGATGAAGAAGGCGGACAAGCGTAAAATGAAGCTCGTCTGGCGCAACATCATTGCCTTTGGATACTTGCATTTGGCTGCACTCTACGGCGCCTATCTGATGATCACCTCGGCAAAGTGGGAGACAATCGGCTTAGGTAAGAGATCCCGTTATGGTCATCTTTCCAGCGCGTGCCGGACGCTTGAATATACCAAAGCTATCAGTGTTTGTGATCCATGCGAGTCCAGCACTGATAACCTTCGTTAAGTGGCACCTATGGACGACGACTAGGCAGAACACGCATAGACTGCTGATTAGTCGGACTTCAATGCAAATTCAGTCACCCTGCTATCCGTattatatttatgcatattcTTGGGATGTGTTTACTTTTTAAATGATAGATTTACAACCATTTGTTGGTTTTTTAACGACTCAGACaataatttaaatttgttttgATACTTGCAGCTTACATCTTATATGCTGTGTCCGGATTGGGAATTACTGCTGGCGCCCATCGTCTCTGGGCCCATCGTTCATACAAGGCAAAGTGGCCGCTGCGTTTAATTCTGGCCACCTTCAACACCATCGCCTTCCAGGATGCCGCCTATCACTGGGCGCGTGATCATCGTGTGCATCACAAGTACTCGGAGACGGATGCCGATCCCCACAATGCCACCCGTGGCTTCTTTTTCTCGCACATTGGATGGTTGCTGTGCAAGAAGCATCCCGAGGTGAAAGCCAAGGGTAAGGGTGTTGATCTATCTGATCTGCGCAAGGATTCCATATTGATGTTCCAGAAGAAGTAAGTGGACGCCATTCAGCCATTGATTGCGAAATCTAACCCTATCTCGATTTCAGATACTACATGATCCTGATGCCTTTGCTTTGCTTTATTCTGCCCACGATGATTCCCATGTACTTCTGGAACGAGACGTTTGTGAATGCGTGGTTTGTGGCCACCATGTTCCGTTGGTGTTTCATCCTGAACGTGACCTGGCTGGTAAACAGTGCTGCCCACAAGTTCGGTGGTCGTCCCTATGACAAGTATGTATCTATATACTGATTAGACTGTTTGGTTTTGAACTAATGATCTTTTTCGTTATACAGAGAGATCAGCCCTTCTCAGAACATTTCCGTTGCTGTTCTTGCCTTCGGTGAGGGCTGGCATAACTATCATCATGTGTTCCCCTGGGATTACAAGACGGCCGAGTTTGGCAAATACTCTCTAAACTTCACCACCGCCTTCATTGACTTCTTCGCCAAGATTGGCTGGGCCTACGACCTGAAGACCGTGTCCCCGGAGATCATCAAGAAGCGTGTGAAGCGCACTGGTGACGGCACTCACGCCACTTGGGGTTGGGGCGACACCGATCAGCCAAAGGAGGAGATCGATGATGCGCTGATCATTCACAAGAAGAGCGAATAGGCGAGCCAAAAAACTAGCGAGCGAGCAATAGGATGCTGATCAGGGAGGGTTTAGCCGAAAATCAATCAAAACCAACACAATTTTCCATTTTGCAAATGTCCGAGAAACATTTCCTTAGCAgcatataaaaacaaaaagaagcaAAAAACCATTTAATTAATTCTAAGATAAAACGTTGATGATAAATGTTTGTTGTTTATCGAAAACTCTATACCGTCTGTGTTAATCCAGCTCTGGAAATGTTTTTTTCGCTCTGGAATTGCTTTTGAAGACAGACAGAAACTATctttaaatttacaattgcTTACATTTGATTAAAAAAAACCTGTATATTGAGAGTTGTAATTCCATCGTACAATTGAGTCAAATTTGAGCTTTTCATTCGATATTATTTTGGAGTTCATAATGGAAAAGGAAAGTGGAGGAGatattttcagttaaaaactaaaattaattaatacACATACACATTAAAAGTAAACTTTCTGTTTCAAAACGAGAAATACCTGCAAACGAAAGATTTTAGTATTTAGAGTAAGCCAGAAACCATACCAGAGGAATAATCCATAAactaatataaatataaatacatatacatatattatataaTAAACGATCGATGTTAGCACACGAAAAGAAATCTTCACGTACACATTTGATATTTCTTTAATGTTAACAAATAAAGTGGGAAAACGAATTTCTGTGTATTTGCCACGGATGTTGCCTGGTAATTTCCGGCCAAAGATCTCAAGCGAGTGCTCAAGTGTTCCACCGGACTTCCCCAACCACTGGAAATCTTTGTGCAAGCTAATTTGGTTTTGatgaaataaattaaatttgcgCGCGAATATAGTACTTAGTTATCGACAGCTTCGAGCATGTGAAGCTTTTGGAatttatctctctctctcagatTTTGTGACAAGAGAGGGTATAGAAATCTCATACGAAAATTGCAGCAGGGAGGTCTACCTTGTATTAATGTACCTTGCAAGCCAATACCGACAAGCACTTGGGAATACACTGggaaaaaatatacaattattGAAATCTCAACGAAGTTTTGCAGTCTATGTTTTTTTTATAGATACTGAGGATTTGTATCAGTATCGAGATATATGTACAGGAATCTAATTTAATGAATGAATAGATACAAAAAATTCACTCTGAGAAAAAGTTGTTATCAATTATATTTAAGCCCAGCTTGGAATAGGTTATAAAAATGTCCATACTCCATAAATATGAAGTTGAtatgtagcaaatgtgtagttaccatgtaaAAAATTTACATATTGGTTGACTTTTTTTGTTTCATCTTTTATAAACAATCCAATAAAAGGAGTCCTTAAAATTAGCCCAACGTTTAGAAAATTGAGTTATCAATCGGATGAAAATATAGTTTTTGTATTGGGAGTCCTAGCCAGCTAGTAATATTAAGCCGAATATCAAATTTGAGGAATTGCCAATCATGGACGaagaacgattaacccattgtcgaCCAGTGACTGTTTATATACAACGACAAATATTATGAAACTTGAACTATTTAAGCGCAGTTCAGTTAAAAGATATCGTAGGGTTTTGTTTATAAGTAAAGAGTAACATTTACAAAACGGTATTATTTTCCCAGGCTTAGTTCAAGTTGTGCGCTTGTTTAAATAGAAGGGGCTTCAGTGGGCTAAGCTCGTTCAATCGTGTGTCGTGATAGCTGCTATCTGCTTTATTATTGCTTTCAACCGTCGTCGTGTAAACACTGCATTTAAATACTGTGGTGcgtgtgttttggtt
This region of Drosophila miranda strain MSH22 chromosome 2, D.miranda_PacBio2.1, whole genome shotgun sequence genomic DNA includes:
- the LOC108155623 gene encoding acyl-CoA Delta(11) desaturase, which produces MPPNAHAGAQSITDSLIAAANAAADSDQNLTKLQQDSTGVLFECDVETTDGGLVKDILPMKKADKRKMKLVWRNIIAFGYLHLAALYGAYLMITSAKWETIGLAYILYAVSGLGITAGAHRLWAHRSYKAKWPLRLILATFNTIAFQDAAYHWARDHRVHHKYSETDADPHNATRGFFFSHIGWLLCKKHPEVKAKGKGVDLSDLRKDSILMFQKKYYMILMPLLCFILPTMIPMYFWNETFVNAWFVATMFRWCFILNVTWLVNSAAHKFGGRPYDKEISPSQNISVAVLAFGEGWHNYHHVFPWDYKTAEFGKYSLNFTTAFIDFFAKIGWAYDLKTVSPEIIKKRVKRTGDGTHATWGWGDTDQPKEEIDDALIIHKKSE